A genomic segment from Lentimicrobium sp. L6 encodes:
- a CDS encoding PAS domain-containing sensor histidine kinase, giving the protein MKDKQNILNKTNNNTSDVPDWIINKWQELVDLLAYSIDVPSVLIMKTGRKYMEVFIASRTENNPYQIGDKEKMAAGFYCERDLKSKKELIISNALKDKEWSENPNLKLGMISYLGFSINYPNGINFGTISVFDNKENKFNGNFIKLGKHFRDIIENDLFLLQTFEHKVPKEVTTIAEHYKKITNQNKELIKAKEELMKVHESLEEIVVKRTQQLQDEVEGHRKSELALQESEEKLKAILKTIPDFLFHFDNKGKFIDYYQENKNDKLFLKSEKFINKLLSDIFEPELAAKMLKKISEAIYDGESQMEYQLLMGELKHFDAKFSSLNQNEVIVSVRDITDRKQSEKEIKESEAKLRELNATKNKLFSIIAHDLKSPFNIILGSSGLLIEYLKEFDVDKTEKYLSYINSSARETLILLDNLLNWTKSQTGQIKFNPKILHLSPIIQTILKSSYSLAKIKSISLNHIQAMDVEIYSDENMLKTILRNLISNAMKFTNPGGNIDVSVESNQGCVEILVSDNGVGIDNEKLKKLFDLSVDISTSGTSDEKGSGLGLVLCKEFIDKLGGRILVESHKENMAEGIIGGSHFKVVLPINK; this is encoded by the coding sequence TTGAAAGATAAACAGAATATTTTGAACAAAACAAATAATAATACTTCTGATGTGCCTGATTGGATAATTAATAAATGGCAAGAGCTAGTCGATTTGTTAGCCTATTCTATTGATGTTCCATCTGTTCTCATTATGAAAACAGGGCGGAAGTACATGGAAGTTTTTATAGCCAGTAGAACAGAAAATAACCCATACCAAATAGGAGATAAAGAAAAAATGGCTGCTGGTTTTTATTGTGAAAGAGACCTTAAAAGCAAAAAGGAACTAATAATCTCTAATGCATTAAAAGATAAAGAATGGAGCGAGAATCCTAATTTGAAACTAGGAATGATTTCCTACCTAGGGTTTTCAATAAATTATCCGAATGGCATTAATTTCGGGACGATTTCTGTTTTTGATAATAAGGAAAATAAGTTTAATGGTAATTTCATAAAATTAGGTAAACATTTTAGAGATATTATTGAAAATGATTTGTTTTTACTACAAACCTTTGAACATAAAGTACCTAAGGAAGTCACAACAATTGCAGAGCATTATAAAAAGATTACCAATCAAAATAAGGAGTTAATAAAAGCTAAAGAAGAACTAATGAAAGTTCATGAGAGCTTGGAGGAGATTGTAGTAAAAAGAACCCAACAATTACAGGATGAAGTTGAAGGTCATAGGAAATCGGAGTTGGCCTTGCAAGAGAGTGAAGAAAAGCTTAAGGCCATTTTGAAAACTATTCCCGATTTTCTTTTTCATTTTGATAATAAAGGTAAATTTATTGATTATTATCAAGAAAATAAGAATGATAAATTATTTTTAAAATCTGAAAAATTTATTAATAAATTGTTGTCAGATATATTCGAACCTGAGTTGGCAGCTAAGATGCTAAAAAAAATAAGTGAAGCGATATATGATGGGGAATCACAAATGGAGTATCAGCTGCTTATGGGCGAATTGAAACATTTCGATGCTAAGTTTTCTAGTTTAAATCAAAATGAAGTTATAGTAAGCGTTAGAGATATTACAGATCGAAAACAATCAGAAAAAGAGATAAAGGAAAGTGAAGCCAAACTGAGAGAGCTTAATGCAACCAAAAACAAACTTTTTTCAATTATTGCTCATGATTTAAAAAGCCCTTTTAATATTATTTTGGGATCATCGGGACTATTAATAGAATATCTAAAGGAATTTGATGTCGATAAAACTGAGAAATATTTAAGTTATATTAACTCATCAGCTCGAGAAACCCTTATCTTACTTGATAACTTATTGAACTGGACAAAATCACAAACCGGACAAATTAAATTTAATCCCAAAATACTTCATCTATCACCGATTATCCAAACTATTTTAAAATCATCCTACTCATTGGCGAAAATTAAGAGTATATCTTTAAATCATATTCAAGCAATGGATGTTGAGATTTATTCAGATGAAAATATGCTTAAGACCATATTGCGAAACCTAATTTCTAACGCTATGAAGTTTACAAACCCAGGAGGAAATATTGATGTTTCTGTTGAATCAAATCAAGGTTGTGTTGAAATCTTAGTTTCAGATAATGGAGTAGGAATTGACAACGAAAAGCTTAAAAAGCTATTCGATCTATCTGTTGATATTAGCACTTCAGGAACATCTGATGAAAAAGGTTCAGGACTTGGGTTGGTTCTTTGTAAAGAGTTTATAGATAAACTAGGAGGAAGAATTTTGGTAGAAAGCCACAAAGAAAATATGGCAGAAGGCATAATAGGAGGGAGTCATTTTAAAGTTGTTTTACCTATAAATAAATGA
- a CDS encoding DUF4249 family protein produces the protein MKNTSYFTIVISIFFLTTSCNKDFKLFEDYKDITIAYGLINIEDSITYLRIEKAFLTYGDMYESAQIADSNLFPYKLDVRIEKENTEIIFDTITIFNKKGGIFYAPKMQVYYAVTKGKFENLDPIKLVIKNPKTNEYATSEIMIYDASRLKIISPTNYISFDTSIPEKLFINFNTIQNTRLYQVAMRLYYMEVDPQIPESCIYKHIDYYLEEQIALTTDGTERLSITYNIDALLAAVSNGIPSSTTLERYWSDEMELSVNTANEDFMAYQQSTSSDYSIIMYRKTYSNIENGYGLFACRAIKTKVFQYDNRAKTRIKNIEGLNFKGSIEDYEDNN, from the coding sequence ATGAAAAACACTAGCTATTTTACCATTGTAATATCAATATTCTTCTTAACAACAAGTTGCAATAAGGATTTCAAACTCTTTGAGGATTATAAAGACATCACCATCGCTTATGGCTTGATAAACATTGAAGATAGCATTACCTATCTTAGAATTGAAAAGGCTTTCCTAACCTATGGGGACATGTATGAATCTGCTCAAATTGCAGACTCCAATTTATTCCCTTACAAACTAGATGTAAGAATAGAAAAAGAAAACACTGAAATTATATTCGACACCATAACCATATTCAATAAAAAGGGAGGGATATTCTATGCACCCAAAATGCAGGTGTATTACGCTGTAACTAAAGGTAAATTTGAAAATCTAGACCCTATCAAACTGGTCATTAAAAACCCAAAAACCAATGAATATGCCACTTCAGAAATAATGATATACGATGCATCTAGACTTAAAATAATATCTCCAACTAATTATATATCCTTTGACACAAGCATCCCTGAAAAGCTTTTTATCAACTTCAACACCATTCAAAACACAAGGTTATACCAAGTGGCGATGAGACTATACTATATGGAAGTGGACCCACAAATCCCTGAAAGTTGTATTTATAAGCATATCGATTATTATCTTGAAGAGCAAATTGCCTTAACAACAGATGGAACCGAAAGGTTGAGTATTACTTATAACATAGATGCTTTGCTTGCTGCTGTATCTAACGGCATCCCATCAAGCACAACACTTGAAAGGTATTGGTCGGATGAAATGGAACTTAGCGTCAACACTGCAAATGAAGACTTCATGGCTTATCAGCAATCAACCAGTTCTGATTATTCTATCATTATGTATCGTAAAACATACAGTAATATTGAGAATGGCTATGGATTATTCGCTTGTCGCGCCATCAAAACTAAAGTATTTCAATACGATAATAGAGCTAAAACTAGGATCAAAAATATTGAAGGTCTTAATTTTAAAGGGAGCATAGAGGATTATGAGGATAATAATTAA
- a CDS encoding DUF4249 family protein has translation MMGNISHRILISILVISLFSNCSKDIDMMDDYQDTTIVYGLLSPNDSITYIRIQKGYLSEGDILEAAQVQDSIEYPYKLDVKLKSGSNTIIFDTLTLFNKEDGIFSAPKTRVYYALTKGLLNTREYTLLEINNPKLNKQVSSSSILHNSNNIEYSEPIYNIDFEDDELIEFETQKNARIYDFTLRFHYMEQDVNDTSTREYLYIDWGFPRTITRDILGGETIQHFIAGQSFYPFLTSHIEETSTKQRYYGKIELMISSIDNTYHTYLEANSQEGSMVMEEPLFTNINNGLGVFAARSNGSRFFNMSVYSKFHIKRVPGLNFVDGIPED, from the coding sequence ATGATGGGAAATATATCACATAGAATTCTTATTTCAATATTAGTCATTTCACTATTCAGCAATTGTAGTAAGGATATTGATATGATGGATGATTATCAAGATACTACAATTGTATACGGATTACTGAGCCCTAATGACAGCATAACTTATATAAGAATTCAAAAAGGATACCTATCCGAAGGAGACATTCTTGAAGCTGCTCAAGTTCAAGACTCCATTGAATACCCTTATAAACTGGACGTAAAACTCAAGTCTGGCTCCAATACAATTATATTTGATACCCTTACCCTTTTCAATAAAGAAGATGGAATTTTTAGTGCTCCAAAAACCAGAGTGTATTATGCCCTTACTAAAGGCTTATTAAACACTAGAGAATATACCCTTCTCGAAATCAACAATCCCAAACTTAATAAACAAGTGAGCTCATCCTCCATCCTCCACAATAGCAATAACATAGAATATTCGGAACCCATATACAACATCGATTTTGAGGATGATGAACTTATAGAATTTGAGACTCAGAAAAACGCTCGGATATATGACTTCACCTTAAGATTCCACTATATGGAGCAAGATGTAAACGATACGAGTACTAGAGAATATCTATACATAGATTGGGGATTTCCAAGAACGATTACCAGGGATATTCTTGGCGGTGAAACCATTCAGCATTTTATTGCTGGACAAAGTTTCTACCCTTTTTTAACTAGCCACATTGAAGAAACCTCCACCAAGCAAAGATATTATGGGAAAATAGAATTAATGATCAGTTCCATTGACAATACATACCATACCTATTTAGAAGCCAATAGCCAAGAAGGTTCAATGGTTATGGAAGAACCACTATTCACAAATATCAATAACGGATTGGGAGTTTTTGCAGCCCGATCAAATGGCTCTAGGTTTTTCAACATGAGCGTTTATTCAAAATTTCATATCAAGAGAGTACCAGGGCTAAATTTTGTAGACGGAATACCAGAAGATTAA